GAAAGATACCAACGATAGAAATGAGTATGACCTCGGGTCCTCCATGGTGTCTGCTCGTGCCCTTCAGACACCAAGTGATCCTACTCGGCAGAATGAGACCTTCACTCAGTATTATTATTTGCCTGCTACTGAGGCACTTCAGACGTCAGCCTATACTTACACTTCTGTCCAGAATGAACTCGTACAAGCAACTGCTAACTTGGACAGTCTGCCTACtgcttgtcaatttcaaatgtCTGCTAGCCGTCTGCCTACCACTGGTGATCTTCAGATATCTGCTGATGCTAAGCAAATGGAAGCAGCCCAGCCTGTGGCATCTGGCAAACTAAAGGCATTGACTGGTGAAACTGAAAAGGATATGCCCTCGATTAAGTTGGAGTGTCTGCCTACTGCTGGAGATCTTACAACGTTAGCCAATACTAGTAATGAGCATCAGGTTCAAGCCCGTCCGCCTTTGACTAATTGTTCCTTTTCTGCCAATGAACTTGAGACAATGGCTAAGGTAACTGAAGGTGTCAAGCCCTCGATTAAGATGGAGTATCTCCCTACCACTGGTGACCTTTCAACATCAGCCAGTAGTATTAATGAGAATGAGATGGACACGGCACAGCCTTTGGCCAACCGTAATGAACTACAGACAATGGCTGATGGAACTGAAGTCAATGTTCCCTTGATTAAAGTGGAGTGCATCCCTACCGCTGGAGAACTTCCCACATTCTCCAATAGTAGTCATGGCAATCTGATCAAAGCGGCTACCTGCAGACAACAGGCAATGACTGATGGAAGTGAAGCTGACTTGCCCGCTATTCGGTTGAAGTTGCTGCCCACTGCTAGAGACTTTCAAACATCAGTCAGTTGTAATGAGAATGAACCAAACCAGTCAACAGCAAATCCTCAATCTTCTACAGTTGGACCACAGTCAGTGACTGTTAAGACTGTGGCTGACATTCGCTCGATGAAGGTGGAGGCTCCCCCTACCACTGTAGGTTTTCAGATATCAGCCAAAAGTAGTGAGAATGTTGCAACTCGGGCAACATCTGAGTCTCCAGTTACTGCTGGTGGACGACAGACAGTGAGTGATGGCACCGACGCTGACTTGCCTGTGATTAAGATGGTGTGTCTTCCAACCACTGAAGATCTTCAGACTTCAGACGAGCCCTCAACCAATATGAACTTCCCCACCAGTGAACCTGAGGTAGTCCCTGAGAGTGCTCAAGAGAATGGGGCCTTGATAAAGTTGGAGTGCTTGCCTAGCCCTGGAAGATTTGCGACAATGACTGAGAGAGGTACAGGGGAAGCAGCGTTGGTTAAGATGGAGAGTTTGCCTGGTGAGGTCCAGACATCACCCGGTAGGGGTGAAAATGAACCAACTGAGGTGACTGTTGACAGTGCCTTCACTGCTGGTGAACTAAAGGCATTAACTCACATAACTGGAGACATGAGTGAGCCCATGCCTATGGTCAAGATGGAAGCTTTGCCTCCAGCTGGAGATCATTGGACATCCCTAAATAGTGATGCAGCTACCCAACTGGCAGCGAACAATCCCATTACTGCCAATCACCTTCATACGGTGAGCAAGTCCACGCCAAGGGTGGACAGTATGCCAGACTCTGGTTCACCTCCAGCAACAGTTGACGAAAGTCCAGTGGAACAGCTGACAGAAGCAGTCGAGGTAACTCCAGCATTGGAGAGTCAACCTCCATCTGGAGATGTTCACACCTTGGAAAACAGTGATTCAGAAGAGGAAGCACCAATGCCAGTGCTTGAGCGCATGCCGCTCATTAAATTGGAAACTCCTTCAACCTCCGCTGGACCTCGGACATTAAACGCCAGTAGTCTCGGGTGCCAGGTTCAAGGTCAAATAAGTGATAAGCAATTGCCAAGAAAGCGTCAAACTCACTCAGATAGTCGGTCGCTATTCACAGAGTTGTTCGCCCTGCAGCAGCAGTCGCCAGGCAAGAAGGAGACAAGTGGCCTATATCAACAGAAAGACCTTATCAACATTGTCAGCTTCGAACCTGGAGTGGAACTTGACACTGGGTCCAGTTTGAGTATCAGGGTTAAAAATGGCTCTGGAAAAACACAGACTTACCACTATGAAGTGAAAGAGTCTGCTTATGATGCTGGTGTCGGTACTGCAACTGTCGTAATGCAGGAAGCCGGTTCTGGAAGTCGTAAGGATCGACGTAAAAGACGCAACCCAAGGAAGAGTACTTCTGCCTCTGATACAGTTGTTGTGGGCTCAGAGATGGAAGATGTTTCCGATTCTGGTCATGTGGCTTCCCTCAAGATGGAGGTCGAAGATGGTGAAGGGTCGCTGAGTGAACAAGAGATTCAGGAAGCCATCACAGAGGAAGAAATGGTAAGATGTTGTCATATTCTATTGTTAAGCAGGTGGCGCCCTGGTATTTTCAGGAGCACATATTTAATATAAGGGGGGGACCGAGCTGGTGCTGGCCCCCCTATTTTCTGCTGACttggaaaaaaaggtttttctaGTGAGAGAAATGCTTAAAAACAGTGCTCTACAGTGTTTATGCtgtggcccccccccccctttctcaTAATCCTGGGTCCGCCCCTGATCTGGTGTTATTGCATATTGGTCTGACTGTAAGTTATTGTCGTTTCAGGATACgaatgatgaagatgacctTTGGGAAAACTGGCAAGATCACGATCCAGATTACGATGTCACTAAAGAGGAGGGTATGTATTATTGGAGTGGCCAGGTGAAAACATCACCTCTGAGCTCCCGGTGTCAATTGCCGGTCAGCACTCTTCGGCAGGGTTTTCCGGCTTTTCTTCCACAACCAGTCTTGCCCAGGATGAACCTGTATCAATTGAAAAATCGATCACAGACGAAATTCAAATCCCTCGAAATGAGGTTTTGGTTAAATTCTTGATTTGCTTAAGATTGGGAACTGTCTGTTCTAACTGTATGATGTTAAAAGGTTAAGTTACAAAGAGAGACATTTGGACTGCATGTTGCTATGTATGTTTCTTGCAGATGACGAGGCCACCGCCAGCAACGAGGCCACCGCCAGCAACGAGGCCACCACCAGCAACGATGCCAGGGATTCAAAGTCAACTCTTTCACAGCCTGATCTACACATCGTCAAAGGATCCTTGCGACCGAGTTTTTCCGCCATTTTGCCCCGTCGTCGTAAATCAGAGGCAGGCTCTGCTGAATGTTTTGAGGTCAAGTGTACAGGGAAGGATATGAAAGAAGGCTTGATCTGTCGCTACACATTCTGcgatgaaacatttcaaaaatggtGTGAGCTAACGAACCATGAGCGCAGTCATAATGGATTAGCCGCACTGCACTGTAAACATTGTAATATATCAACGAGTGATCCCGAGGGTAAGAAAAGCAAACTTTACTCAGGCGTACTCACGTGTCATTGTGGGAAAGAGTTTAAGGAGGTGAAGCGGTTGACAGAACATGCTAAGACTCATGATGACAACAGGCCACATCGCTGTGAATACTGCAACAAAAGGTTCAAAACGAAGACTGTCCTAGCGCGTCATATTCGTACACACACAGGAGAGGTCAAATACGAGTGCATGTTCTGCGGGAGAGGATTCGGTGATTACAGCAGTTGGAAGCGACACGAGCGTGTTCACACGGGAGAGACACCCTATAAATGTGAACACTGTGAGCAACAGTTCAAACAGAGTAAAAACCTGAAAGCACACGTGAATGCTGCTCACACAGCTCTTGAGCATTATGGATGTGAAACATGTGGCAAGATATTTCTGAGGAAGGATATCTTGTATTCACATAAGAAATCACATGAGCCCAAGTCAACTGAGCGCCCATTTAAATGTGAGATTGAGTCGTGCGGCAAATATTTCAGGACGAAAAAACTCCTGGGAGATCACAAGCTCATTCACACCGGTAAAAAACAATACAAGTGCGATTTTTGCgataaaacttttttgaaaagtAGCGCACGAACGGTACATCATCGCACACATACAGATGAGCGGCCGTTTAAATGTGACATCTGTGATGATGCATTTCGCACAAAGGGGGCGTTTCTG
Above is a genomic segment from Lineus longissimus chromosome 14, tnLinLong1.2, whole genome shotgun sequence containing:
- the LOC135498587 gene encoding uncharacterized protein LOC135498587, which codes for METNNPTDKETSQINAAIFPSRKRGPDADAGLMVSTKASKKLYSQSAAGYHQMSSDTADEAEIVSNACTQFHPCVGDVQTFTEGTQDDSTLTLDPAAIGEYCEISMESSTSDQNVYVNQSSTEYQPYCGQLQTFPDGTEKELQSLAGYVYYEVSTSDIQALSPSDEGNAVIIAPQPLVDNAYTANQLQTRKDTNDRNEYDLGSSMVSARALQTPSDPTRQNETFTQYYYLPATEALQTSAYTYTSVQNELVQATANLDSLPTACQFQMSASRLPTTGDLQISADAKQMEAAQPVASGKLKALTGETEKDMPSIKLECLPTAGDLTTLANTSNEHQVQARPPLTNCSFSANELETMAKVTEGVKPSIKMEYLPTTGDLSTSASSINENEMDTAQPLANRNELQTMADGTEVNVPLIKVECIPTAGELPTFSNSSHGNLIKAATCRQQAMTDGSEADLPAIRLKLLPTARDFQTSVSCNENEPNQSTANPQSSTVGPQSVTVKTVADIRSMKVEAPPTTVGFQISAKSSENVATRATSESPVTAGGRQTVSDGTDADLPVIKMVCLPTTEDLQTSDEPSTNMNFPTSEPEVVPESAQENGALIKLECLPSPGRFATMTERGTGEAALVKMESLPGEVQTSPGRGENEPTEVTVDSAFTAGELKALTHITGDMSEPMPMVKMEALPPAGDHWTSLNSDAATQLAANNPITANHLHTVSKSTPRVDSMPDSGSPPATVDESPVEQLTEAVEVTPALESQPPSGDVHTLENSDSEEEAPMPVLERMPLIKLETPSTSAGPRTLNASSLGCQVQGQISDKQLPRKRQTHSDSRSLFTELFALQQQSPGKKETSGLYQQKDLINIVSFEPGVELDTGSSLSIRVKNGSGKTQTYHYEVKESAYDAGVGTATVVMQEAGSGSRKDRRKRRNPRKSTSASDTVVVGSEMEDVSDSGHVASLKMEVEDGEGSLSEQEIQEAITEEEMDTNDEDDLWENWQDHDPDYDVTKEEDDEATASNEATASNEATTSNDARDSKSTLSQPDLHIVKGSLRPSFSAILPRRRKSEAGSAECFEVKCTGKDMKEGLICRYTFCDETFQKWCELTNHERSHNGLAALHCKHCNISTSDPEGKKSKLYSGVLTCHCGKEFKEVKRLTEHAKTHDDNRPHRCEYCNKRFKTKTVLARHIRTHTGEVKYECMFCGRGFGDYSSWKRHERVHTGETPYKCEHCEQQFKQSKNLKAHVNAAHTALEHYGCETCGKIFLRKDILYSHKKSHEPKSTERPFKCEIESCGKYFRTKKLLGDHKLIHTGKKQYKCDFCDKTFLKSSARTVHHRTHTDERPFKCDICDDAFRTKGAFLQHRNIHTGSRPHKCRYCDQGFAAKSSVYNHEKMHKKEIEGLVDRKDLDTPVQKGDLDTPMKKGELDTPVKKGELDTPVKKGELDTPVKKGELLGRVCKPLFNVGERMAKKHKTESLKDQPLDVSEKKTTANPYVFDD